CCTGTTGACTGCATTTACGAAGGTGAGCGTTCCCTCTACATTCACCCCGACGAATGCGTCGACTGTGGTGCCTGCGAGCCCGTGTGCCCGGTGGAAGCCATCTACTACGAGGATGACACCCCGGAAGAGTGGGCCGACTACTACAAGGCCAACGTCGAATTCTTTGACGACCTTGGCTCTCCGGGCGGTGCTGCGAAGATCGGGAACACTGGCAAGGACCACCCGTTCATTGCCGCCCTGCCGCCGCAGAACCAAGACCACTAGAGGTGGCTGCGCCCTTGATTTCCGCGGCGCCCGCGTTCGGCCTTAACCTTCCCGATTACCCGTGGGAGGCCATGGCGCCGTATGTTGCGACCGCTTCGAAGCACCCTGACGG
This is a stretch of genomic DNA from Paenarthrobacter ureafaciens. It encodes these proteins:
- the fdxA gene encoding ferredoxin — protein: MTYVIAQPCVDVKDKACIEECPVDCIYEGERSLYIHPDECVDCGACEPVCPVEAIYYEDDTPEEWADYYKANVEFFDDLGSPGGAAKIGNTGKDHPFIAALPPQNQDH